TTTATTCGGTGTCGGCGTGTGggattttttgtcaaattcaCCATGAGCGACAAGAAGATGGTATATATAAAATCGTataatgaaagaagaaaaatgtctattgggttttctctttcctttcttgtgtgtgtgtgtctgggtGGGTTAGTCATGCCATTCCGTAACGGACTGGCGCCGCCGATAAGAAACACAAGTCAGACAGCCGAGACTTGACTCTGAATGACtgttctggctttctttctttttctttgatggtTGTCAGATTGtgaaagaggaaaagagaTTAAGAGCCCTAGTGTTTTTCGTACAATGggttggaagaaaaataagggcATCCGAACCAATTGGTTCGCCGATCACGTTCAAGAGACACGAATGAATGGTTGAAGCATCTTTGTCGTTAATGCCAACTCAcagatcttctttttctttctttatttgtctTTAAATGAATGTAGGTCAATGTTCGGGTGACGACGATGGACGCCGAGCTGGAATTTGCCATCCAGCCGACGACAACGGGCAAACAGCTGTTTGACCAAGTTGTCAAGACAATCGGTCTCCGCGAAATCTGGTTCTTTGGACTCCAGTATACCGACAGCAAGAGTTATTCGACATGGCTGAAGCTCAACAAGAAGGTACATTGTCATTATCGGTCCttggttcctttttttgtctctCATTGGAATACTTTTGCATTTATAATTGAGGGACTATTTCAAAGTTTACATAATTCAAACGGAatattctctctttttttttctcccacccGATTCCCCGTTTTGATTGAATTGTTTCAAGCCCAACGATTATGTCAAGGATATATTCAGGTTTATTTTGGGCAGAGGTTACTGCCAAGATCAGGTACAGTTAATCGTATCAAAAAGGCAGACGGCAAATTATACGCTGCTGTTGTATTAGTCTCTCGTGTAGCATACTATAGTGACCCTAGATAGATAAGCGAAATATGTAGTGCAGCTCTTGTAGGCTCACCGTCTTCTCTTATCCATTTTTACAAGCCTTTAGATCCGCTTGATGTCGACACTGTtgggaaagtaaaaaaaggacgtgaaatgaaaataaataggtCGCAGGATATTTTGTTGCCGCAatgctcttgtgtgtgtgccgtgtgtgtgtgtgtgccgtgtgtgtgtgtgtgagaaatGTTTGATACTAACTACTTTTACTATCTTGACGTATCTTCCCCTGCCCCCTTTCCATTACTACtactggtgctgctgctgcccacccTCAGGTGCTGAATCAAGATGTCAAGAAGGAGAGTCCGCTGCAGTTCAAATTCAGGGCCAAGTTCTACCCGGAAGATGTGGCTGAGGAATTGATTCAAGACATTACGGTGCGGCTCTTTTACCTGCAGGTCAAGAATGCCATCTTGACGGACGACATTTATTGCCCGCCCGAGACGTCGGTCCTACTCGCCTCGTATGCCGTCCAGGCCAAATACGGCGATCACGATAAGGAACTACACTCTTCCGGTTACCTGGCCAACGACCGCCTTCTTCCGCAACGGTACTGTACTGTAGTAATTGCAACCCTAACGAAACCGACGCATTCAAATGTCatccaatttatttatttatttttctccccccccccccctctctctccttgtTTGTTTCCTTTCTTTGTGTGTTCTCATTTctatatctttttttgttattccatTTCAGAGTCATGTATCAGCACAATCTGACACGGAAGCAGTGGAATATGCGCATCTTTACCTGGCATGCGGAACACGGAGGAATGCTCAGGTAGGAAACCCGACAAGAGAACGAGTGAGAGACACACAGAAAACCGCATACGTGTGGTCAGTCGAGCTGATCTCATGGACCGATTCGCTCGGTCGCAGACCGTTAactcgactttttttcttttttaccgaaaaaacttgaaatgacgttaaattttttcttcttttttttgggaaatgaTTGTACAGGGAGGATGCCATGATGGAATATCTGAAAGTGGCTCAAGATCTGGAAATGTACGGTGTCAATTATTTCGAGATCAAGAACAAGAAGGGCACTCAGCTCTGGCTCGGCGTTGACGCTCTCGGACTCAACATCTACGAAAAAGATGACAAGTAATACAAATCTATAAATTTCGTGTCGAGAATGAAATGATTAATGGAATTCCTTTTGCTATCGTAGATTGACTCCGAAGATTGGGTTCCCTTGGTCAGAAATCCGCAACATTTCTTTCAACGATCGTAAATTTGTGATCAAACCAATCGACAAGAAAGCTCCGGATTTCGTCTTTTTCGCGCCTTGCTCGCGCATCAACAAGCGAATCTTGGCCCTGTGCATGGGCAACCACGAGCTCTACATGCGCCGACGTAAGCCGGACACGATTGAAGTGCAGCAGATGAAGGCCCAGGCCCAGGAAGAGCGCCGATCCAAGATGAAGGAGCGCCGATCCAAGATGAAGGAGCGCGAGAAGTTGCAGCGAGAGATTCAGGCTCGTGAAATGGCTGAGCGCAAGCAGCAAGAATACGCCGACCGGCTCAAGTCGATGCAGGAAGAGGTGGAGTGCCGGCAGCGCAAGTTGCTGGAAGCCCAGGAGACGATCCGTCGCCTCGAGGGGCAACTCCGTCAGTTGCTGAAGGCCAAGGAAGAGCTTGAAGTGTCGCAGAAGGAGCTGCACAACATGATGAAGCGGCTCAATGAGGCCAAGGAGATGGTCGAGAAGATTAAGCTGGAAGAAGAGATCTGCGCCAAACAGGTCGAGGTCCAGCGCATCGCCGAGGAGGTTCAACACAAGGACGACGAGACTCGTCGTCTCCAGGAAGAAGTGGAAGAGGCTCGAAGGAGGCAAGAAGAGGCTGCAGCGGCCCTTATTGCCGCCACGACTACCTCACAGCATCAACACGTCAACGAAGGCGATCACGTAAGGaccaaaaatttgattaaacattttttgctTGTCATGGCTTTCCCCTATCGAGATAAGATTgtccatttatttgtttagaagctttttttttttatttcgttatcattttatttacaggaCGAAGGGGAGGATGAGGATGAAGATACACCCAACGGTGACATCAGCGCGGGCAATGATTTGATATCGGAGAGCGACATCAACTCGATCCGCGATCCAGTTGAAGACCGCCTCACTTTGGCCGAGAAGAACGAACGTCTCCAGAATCAATTGAAGGTTCTTTTGCTTCAtgtcttttgaaaaatggtttgaaattaactaatttgattttgatttggcaGATGTTGAAGAAGGATTTGGCCGGCACCAAGGACGAGACCAAAGAGACGGCCATGGATAGGTTGCATAAAGAGAATGTCAAGCAGGGTCGCGACAAGTACAAGACGCTACGGGAGATCCGCAAAGGCAACACCAAACGGCGTGTCGATcagtttgatttcatttgattttaacgCTTAGTTTAATTCGATTTGACAACTAAAACAGCAGCACTTTAGTCATGACGAATTAGCCCGTGGCTCCCGTTCCCTTTACTACCCATAGTCCGTAAAAGCCGGTTACATCTTGTCTGTTTCATTCGTCGTGTCGTGTGGAATAGACAAACTGAGTTTTTGACTTGTAGCTTGTAGTTATGATTTTTGAAGAAGAGATTTATGAGCATGTCGTTCAAGGTATATCTTCATTTTCCTGTTGTGATATTGAAATTTGCGTGTTTTGGTGTTTATTTAGTTGGATATGATTTGCGTGTTCAACTGTGTTTTGCTTTTGCAGTAGTGTTCTGCAGCCATGGTGTTATTGACTAATAGCCTAGATTTACAATTGGCATTTCATACTACATTTTACGTGCGGTATGTGATACTGATACATTCTGTTTCCTTTAGAAGTTCTAATTTGAAGTTCATCTTTGCTTTTCTTGTAGGTTTTATCATGGTTAGTCGATGGCTGATGTGCTGGCCACATGGTCTGGTTCATTGTTTGTGGTCGTCAAGGTTGAGGAGTGTGAAATGAATAATGTAAGTGTGATTGTCATTGTTTTATTCATGTTTCTGATGTGATTATTACCACAGACCTGTACTGATAGTTTTGAGGATAGTTTACTTTAGtatgttttttaaagattagggtattctttatatttgtctgaaattttctaACTTTGCTTCATTATTCCATTTCAGGATGCTTTCTTGGTATTGCAGCCACATGGTGTATGTTGAGTGTTCTTCTGGCAGGTAATTGATTGTTTATTGTCATTTGTTAGTTGATGTGAATTGAAATTAGCAAATGTGTATCCCCTGTGATGAGTTGGGCTCTTCCCGTCTTGGCTTACGGTAATCCTGCACTTGGGGGTCATTCACGGAGTACTTGCATTGCTCACTGGAACCCTCGGGAAGGTCTGAGACGAGGCTTTTCTCATTGTCGGAGAGTGATGCTCTAGCCGGGCAGTCTTTTCGCAAAGGCGCGGGGGAATAGAaagaatatcaattggtgtgTCGTTAGTCCCATGATGTCCATTAGGACTAGGCGAAGACCTCCATTTCGATTGGAACTGCTTCTGTAGCTTGCTATTTTGAGTATAATTTGCGGGTTGTGGTTTGCCCTTTTACGGGCTGACTGCAAAACTCAATTCAGACTAATCTGCCGAAAGCCAATTGATGGGATTGTTGCTCTGTTTCTGAGGGGCTTGCatattcagtttttcatttattagCTATCTTATGAACAATTatacaattttaaattctCATCTATTTGCAGATGTCGACCCCTGATCTTCGTAtgtttcaatcttcaattctTGGGTAACACCTACAACAGTCAATATATTCTCTTGTTAGTTTAGCATCCTTTCGATCTTGTAGCATTGCATgtaggattttttaaatatattttaatgaCATTTTTCTATGTTACGCAAGTCTAGTGGGTAGTATTAAATTAGTTCATACCGAGCGAAAGGTGAATCATTTCACTTGCTaccttattttttgaattgaatGTACTAGGCCTATTAGTTCACAATAAACGATGTGTTCACTCTGAATATTTAAAGTGGAagtataattttgaaaattaactgACAGTTGAAAATGTAGAACTTAGCTGATTTTGGTAGTCGCCGTAGGGGTCATTCTGCAGACTGCGGAAGGATTCACGATGGATGTGAATTGTAACAAGAGGACAACGCTCGTTGAGACTATTGGCGCAGGGCTCAAAAGGTGGACAATTGATTTATCTTCGATGTCATGTCGCTTGTCAGCTTTAGGAGTTCCTTAAGGATTTCTGTTTCGTTAAAAGCGATATTGGTGTATTTTACTCTTACACCTGTTGCATATACTAGCTGTCAAAGCGTTATGTTATTTTGTGTCACGTTCTCGACGCAATATATTGGCTTtaaatgtttgtccattgtCGATATTTCTAAATATAAATTAGGCAGAGTGTGGAACAAATCAACTTGTCGAATGTGTTGCATGAATTGGACTAATGTTATGGACCCAGTCTGAATCGATTTATTTACCCCAAGTCCCCAACCCTATATGCATACTGAGTTATTCACATGCTACACTTAAAGCTATTATCGTAAACACTATCGGAAATACTGAAACAAAGGGAACTATTGTAGcatgatattttatttttaaccaaTCTAATTTTCCATCTAGTTCACGGTATATAAATAGTTAATCAAGATGTACATGGGATGTATACATGCTCTAGGttagatttagaaaaaaaaaaaattataaagatAATTATAAAGACCAAAATGTGTCGTTTATTGGTTTCGTTAATTCATTAGatcaataattttgttgtaAGACAGATATCAGTTAAAAACTAAATGTGAAGTTCTCCAGCATTAAGTCATACAgtgcaaaaaatttcaagtcttttCGACGACATTATAATGTCCTTATTtcagaaatggaaataaaatttgcacaaaatttgcataaaaaagtaaaaaaagatcgATTCGAAACGAATCGAAAGTTCGTAGagcaggattcgaacctgcgTCCTGTGGGAGCAGGGCCGTTAATATCACAGCCCAACTTATCCCACCGCTCTAGGCCTCTGAGCTATCTACGAACTATGTAAATAGCTAAATTTTACATAAACACTTTTATTGCAATAAGAAAAACTTCTTCGATGACAAACATGGATGCGCAATTGGACGACAGATTTCACGAAATAAATGTTGCCTTTACCGTCGCGTCATAGGCCATTGTTTGTTCCCTAAATTGTCGATTATTACAGTCCAATAGTCCATTCATTTTATTCATTCGATTCAACCCAAAAATGCAAATTGCACGGTGGCGCCACCGACAGCGTTTATGCTATTGAaacgttttcttatttcatagCTACAGCATGAGAGAAGGTTTCAAATGAAATCGAATTTTTCTAAAGTGATTTTGACGGCATTTAAAGtgcatatttaattaaaattcagtgaaaaattaaatggaatttgcataaaaatagagaaaaaaaaaagattcgaatAAATTCGAATTTAAAGTCCATAGagcaggattcgaacctgcgTCCTGTGGAAGCAGGGCCGTTTATATCACAGCCCAACTTATTCCACCGCTCTAGGCCTCTGAGCTATCTATGAACTGCTAATATATTGAATCGACCCGATTATATCATTAAGAATGTACTTCCTCCTATTGATTCGAACAGTAATGCGATTTCCGGTGCGATATGTAACAAGGAACCTTTTCTAGCTAATCATTGCTCGAGAATGCGATTGATaagaaaacgacgaaaatAAATATCTAAACAAATTTCGTATAATACGGTCAATGTCAATTGAGCTAAGCCCGCTAAACCCCCGTTGCTATGGTTACTTTTATATTCTTATGTCTGTACATCTCAACTAAATAAACCCATCACATGAAAAAGCTAGACGCAAAGATAAATCGTGGTCGCTAGACACTAATATTGAAGTTTAAATGAAGTTGGCAAAATTCAGTTTGGCTGATCgcatttgtattttaaaaatatatatctgaCGTGACACTAacttgctttttaaaaaataccctCTGACAAAGGATTCTGAAGTTTTATATCGTTACAACTGCAGCAATTTCATCAGCTCCGGCCGAATTATTTTCCCCAAATCGTTTCGAGGAATTTTGTTGGTGAATCGTATTCCACCCCGCAATTTTTCTTCGTCCATAACTTTCTCtgtattaatatttaaaaaattaaatcccaATTAAATTACCGAGAATTTCTCCTCAGATATTTCGTTTCACCGTTGTTACCGTTCATATAAGCGATTAATTCCTCGGCCGTTACGTGCGTCTCAGGTGACAAAACGACGAACGCCAACGGCCATTCGCCGTCAATGTCGTGCGGAAGTCCAACCACAGCCGCATCCTCGACAGCAGGATGGGCCATCAAGTATTTTTCAACGTTGGTAGGCACCACCTGCATGgcataatttaattaattcggTCGGTTATTGACTATTATAAATAATTCTGATTTATTCTTACGTGGATATTACGATACTTGATGAGTTCCTTGTAGCGGCCTATGACGTAAACGTGTTCTTTCTCGTCATAGTAGCCCTTATCGCCAGTATGGGCCCATCCGCCTCTAATGAATTCAGCCGTCTCCTGCGCAGCACCAATTCACGTTATTGTAACATCATAAATGCAAAGTCacgatttgttattgaaattattttttatttaccttcGGTCTGTTGAGATATTCTTTCAA
This sequence is a window from Daphnia pulicaria isolate SC F1-1A chromosome 7, SC_F0-13Bv2, whole genome shotgun sequence. Protein-coding genes within it:
- the LOC124349564 gene encoding moesin/ezrin/radixin homolog 1-like; this translates as MPKSVNVRVTTMDAELEFAIQPTTTGKQLFDQVVKTIGLREIWFFGLQYTDSKSYSTWLKLNKKVLNQDVKKESPLQFKFRAKFYPEDVAEELIQDITVRLFYLQVKNAILTDDIYCPPETSVLLASYAVQAKYGDHDKELHSSGYLANDRLLPQRVMYQHNLTRKQWNMRIFTWHAEHGGMLREDAMMEYLKVAQDLEMYGVNYFEIKNKKGTQLWLGVDALGLNIYEKDDKLTPKIGFPWSEIRNISFNDRKFVIKPIDKKAPDFVFFAPCSRINKRILALCMGNHELYMRRRKPDTIEVQQMKAQAQEERRSKMKERRSKMKEREKLQREIQAREMAERKQQEYADRLKSMQEEVECRQRKLLEAQETIRRLEGQLRQLLKAKEELEVSQKELHNMMKRLNEAKEMVEKIKLEEEICAKQVEVQRIAEEVQHKDDETRRLQEEVEEARRRQEEAAAALIAATTTSQHQHVNEGDHDEGEDEDEDTPNGDISAGNDLISESDINSIRDPVEDRLTLAEKNERLQNQLKMLKKDLAGTKDETKETAMDRLHKENVKQGRDKYKTLREIRKGNTKRRVDQFDFI